The following are encoded together in the Triticum dicoccoides isolate Atlit2015 ecotype Zavitan chromosome 6B, WEW_v2.0, whole genome shotgun sequence genome:
- the LOC119323793 gene encoding aldehyde dehydrogenase family 3 member F1-like yields the protein MGTMEEKPALGLGSLVSSLRVVYKSGRTRELSWRRSQLKGLIRLLTEKEEEIFDALHDDLGKHRTESFRDEVGVVVKSIKHTLQNLEKWAAPEKAPTPLVSFPATALVLPEPLGVVLIFSCWNVPLALALEPLSGALAAGNAVVVKPSELAPSTAAFLAANIPRYLDAEAVKVVLGAAEVGQELMEHRWDKVLFTGGARVGRIIMTKAAKHLTPVALELGSKCPCIVDWLDSKRDSQIAVNRIIGAKWSTCAGQACIAIDYILVEEQFAPILIELLKSTVERLITKPEDMARILNERQFNRLSGLLEDHKVSRSIVHGGNVDPKTLSIEPTILLNPPLDSDVMTEEIFGPLLPIITVKKIEDSIEFVSSRPKPLAIYAFSTSEPLKQRIVKETSSGSVTFNDAIVQYGLESIPFGGVGQSGFGQYHGKYSFEMFSHKKAVFRRSFLVEFMFRYPPWNDDSKLGMLRHVFRYDYVSLFLALLGLRR from the exons atgggaACCATGGAGGAGAAGCCGGCCCTTGGCTTGGGGAGCCTCGTGAGCAGCCTGCGAGTGGTGTACAAGAGCGGCAGGACCAGGGAGCTGTCCTGGAGGCGGTCGCAGCTCAAGGGGCTCATCAGGCTCCtgacggagaaggaggaggagatctTCGACGCGCTCCACGACGACCTCGGCAAGCACCGGACTGAATCCTTCAGAGACGAG GTCGGTGTTGTCGTCAAGTCCATCAAGCACACGCTGCAAAACCTCGAGAAATGGGCGGCTCCTGAGAAG GCTCCTACACCGTTGGTTTCCTTTCCGGCGACGGCGTTAGTGCTGCCGGAGCCGCTCGGGGTCGTGCTGATTTTCTCCTGCTGGAATGTTCCATTAG CCTTAGCTCTGGAGCCGCTCTCCGGCGCCTTAGCGGCTGGCAACGCCGTGGTTGTGAAACCCTCGGAGCTGGCGCCGTCCACCGCGGCATTTCTCGCTGCCAACATACCGAGATACCTGGACGCCGAGGCTGTGAAGGTCGTCCTGGGTGCAGCGGAAGTTGGACAAGAGCTAATGGAGCACCGATGGGATAAGGTCCTCTTCACCG GGGGTGCCCGTGTAGGTCGCATTATCATGACAAAAGCTGCAAAGCACCTGACCCCAGTGGCGCTTGAGCTTGGCTCGAAATGCCCGTGCATTGTAGATTGGCTGGACAGCAAAAGAGACAGTCAG ATTGCTGTAAATCGCATAATAGGCGCGAAATGGTCCACTTGCGCCGGTCAAGCTTGCATAGCCATCGATTACATACTTGTGGAGGAACAGTTTGCGCCGATTCTG ATTGAGCTGCTGAAATCAACAGTCGAGAGACTCATCACGAAACCAGAGGACATGGCGCGCATTCTGAACGAGAGACAGTTCAATAGGTTAAGTGGCCTCCTGGAGGATCACAAGGTGAGCCGTTCCATTGTACATGGTGGAAACGTGGACCCAAAGACCTT gaGCATCGAGCCCACCATCCTGCTGAATCCACCGCTCGACTCTGATGTCATGACAGAGGAGATTTTTGGCCCGCTCCTCCCGATCATCACG GTGAAGAAGATCGAGGACAGCATCGAGTTCGTGAGCTCCAGGCCCAAACCGCTCGCGATCTACGCATTCAGCACGAGCGAGCCGCTGAAGCAGCGGATCGTCAAGGAAACGTCGTCCGGGAGCGTCACCTTCAACGACGCGATCGTGCAGTACGGGCTGGAGAGCATCCCGTTCGGCGGCGTCGGGCAGAGCGGGTTCGGGCAGTACCACGGCAAGTACTCCTTCGAGATGTTCAGCCACAAGAAGGCGGTGTTCAGGCGAAGCTTCCTGGTCGAGTTCATGTTCAGGTACCCGCCGTGGAACGACGACAGCAAGCTCGGGATGCTGCGGCACGTCTTCCGCTATGACTACGTGTCGCTATTCCTCGCGCTGCTCGGCCTGAGGAGGTGA